GGAGCAAGAAGAGCCGCGAGGAGCGCGACTACCTCTCGGTCAAGCTCGACGACCCGAGCTTCCCGGCCCCGATCTACGCCTCCCTGGTCGAGGCCGAGGACGGCTACAGCCTGATCTGGTCGCGCCGCAACGGCGACTGAGCCCGCCAAGCGCCCCGCCGCCGGCGGGGCCCCTCTCTCCCGAAAATCCAAAAGCACAGGAGGCGGCCATGTCGCGCCCCACCGCCGAAACACGTCCCGATCTCTACGCCCGCGTCACCGACGCCATCCTCGCCGACCTCGAACGCGGGGTCCGCCCTTGGACCAAACCCTGGTCCGCCGAGCACCTGGCCGGCGCCGTCAGCCGGCCGCTGCGTCACAACCTGCAGCCCTACAGCGGGATCAATGTCCTGCTGCTCTGGGCGCAGGCCTGCGCCAGCGGGTACTCCGCCCCGATCTGGATGACCTTTCGCCAAGCCCTTGAGCTGGGTGGCCATGTCCGGAAGGGCGAGCACGGATCGACGGTGGTCTACGCCAACCAGATTGTCCGGTCGGAGGCCGATGAGAACGGCCAGGATGTCGAGCGTCAGATCCCGTTCCTCAAGGCCTATACGGTGTTCAATGTCGACCAGGTGGAGGGCCTGCCCGAGCCCTTCTACGCCACGGTGGCGTCGGCGTTGCTGCCGGCCCGCCGCATCGAAGCGGCCGAAGCCTTCTTCTCAAGCCTCAAGGCCGACATCCGCCATGGCGGCGGTCAGGCCTACTATATGATCGGCGAGGACCGGGTGCAGATGCCGCTCTTCGAGAGCTTCGTGGATCCGCAGAGCTACTATGCGACGCTCGCCCATGAATGCACCCATTGGACGCGGCATCCCTCCCGGCTGGACCGTGACCTCGGCCGCAAGCGCTGGAGCGACGCGGGCTATGCCCGCGAGGAGCTGGTGGCCGAACTCGGCGCAGCCTTCGTTTGCGCCGACCTGGGGCTGGAGCTTAGCCCCCGTGAGGACCATGCGGCCTATCTGGCGGGCTGGCTACAGGTCCTGAAGGCCGACAAGCGGGCGATCTTCAGCGCCGCGTCGCACGCGCAGAAGGCGGCGGATTATCTGGTCGGGCTGCAGCCTCACAGCTAGGCGAGCAAGCCCCGGGCGGTTTCGAGGACGTCCAGGGCTCTCGAGCGCCAATCGCGGCGCAGCGGAGAGTGGGCTCGTCCGCTCTACAAGAGAATCCGGCGCGAGGACGGCGGTCCAGCGATAACAACCCGCGCACGAACGGCAGGCGTCCGTCTCGCAGGGGTCGCGTCAGTCCAGCTGCTTCAATAGCGCTTGGCAGCGAGCCTTGAGCTCGCCGGGCGGCGGCCGTGTCGCAAGCCACGCTCCGAAGGCCGTCATGGCGGCCTCATGCGCCTTCGACCAGCCCCCAAGGCGGGCCAGGTCCGTATAGACAGAGCGGGCCCGGCCGCGCGGATCAGGCGCGCTCGCTAAGGTGCGGGTCATGGCCTTGGCCTTCGCGATGGCGGCGGTGTGTTCTGCGTTCATGGGGATTTTGATGCTCCGGGCCGGCGGGTCGCCTTCGCCAAGCCCAGAGCCGCTAGACCAGCCACGCCCAGACCGAGCGCGAGCACGGCGCGGGGCCGGTGTCGCGGCCGAACGGCGAAACGATGGAATAGACCCTCCTCCGCGGCCCACCAGGCCCCGGAGGCTTTGTGGAAACCGTGTCGTTCAAAAGCCTTGGCCGAGGTCCTCCCGAGGTCGGCGGCGTCGGAGGCGCTGCGGCGGCTGGCGATCACCTCCACGCGGGGCGGGACGCTCTTGGGATCGGCGGTGATGGCCCAGGTCTCGCGCACCAGACTGTAGCCCAGCCCGAGCGGCCGGTGAACCTGGATGGACGGGCGGTGGTTCAGGAACCGGTCGATATGCGGCATGAACCGCGGTCTCCTTGGCTTTTCGCTGTGGTTATTGCTATCGCCTCGACCCGCTCGATCAAGCGACAGCCCTCGCCTCCTAACGCATGAGTCTCTCCCATGGATTTCATCGATGTTTCTGGAGCTTCAGGCGCGACCTACCGTTTCCGGGCCTGGCCGGACAGCCGGAGCCATGTGCCGGTCGCCGGCAACTTCGTGGTGATTGGGGAGACCAGGTTCCCGGTGAATGTCCTGGTGATCGGTGTGACAGGCGACCTCTCCCAGGCCCGGTCGGCGGCCGGCGCCAAAGGCGGCGAGCGCGTCTACACCCGGCTCAATGTGGCCCGGGCGACCCGCGAAGCCGAGCATGACGACCTCGTGGCGCATCACTCCAAGGCTCGGGTGGTGGTCGAGACGGGTTAAGGCGCTCAACCCAGGCCGAATACGCCTCCGGCTGCGTTGAAAAGCGCCGCAGCGGGGAGAGTGGCGTTTCTGATAAGGGTGGGGCGCGCCTAGCCGACGGGACGCTCCGAGCGGACTACGTATCTTCCACAAGGTGTGGACCGCATCGCTGCTGGCTATCCACTACGGCTACGCTCGCCGCCCCCGGCGCGCCCGTTGTTGAATCGTGATGACGAAACCTCTGCACGAGACCTACGAGCTGTACCTGAGTGATGGCGTGGAGCCGCCTCGGTTTGAGGCCCTTACGTGCCCGCCTGACGCCGACCTGTTCACGCACGTCCGTCTCATTCTTGAAGAACGCAAACTTATTTCCATCGAGGTGCGCCGACTGGGGACCCACATGTTCACGGTGCGCGCATAAGCCCGGCGTGGAGGGCGGCGCTCCTCGCAACCACTCTGGCCATTGGCGAAGGGCCGCCCGCGCCTAGCGTGCCTGACGGCGCAGCCGCGGGTAAGCCGGCGGCGGTACGAGGCCAAGCGCCTCGTCGCGCCACGCGCGCGCCATTGAAATGACTCTGACTGCGGACTCGGCCGTGAGCGGCTTGGAAAGAACACTGTTGAACCGGGCGGGCAGGTCCATGAGGTCCGTCGACCAGGCGACGACAAACTGCTCGCTGGGCAGCAGGGCCGCGACCTCGTCGCCCGAGAAGCCCGGCATGTGCCGGTCCAGGCAGATAAGGTCGAAGCAGGCGGTCGCCGCCACCAGAAGCGCCTGCTCCCCGTCCTCCACGACGTCCACCGTGCAGCCGAGGTGTCGAAACATCTCTTGGAAGACCAGGCGGTTGATCGGGTGGTCGTCGGCGATCAGCACTCGAAGAGGCTCTGGCATACTCGACCCGTCCGCTCGCGCAGCGTGAGCCGATCCCCCGCCGCAGTTTCACCTTAGGCGGGAGCCGGGGCCAGCAGCAACTCAGGGGCGCTACATAGGTAGCGCTACGTAGAGAGCCGGATTGCGCGGTCCGGGGGCTGATGCTGACCTGACATCGATCGCGCGGCGGCTGGGTTGAGCTCGGACTCGAGTTCGAAAGCTTTGAGTGAGGGGTGTGGCTTGGGAGTGCTTGTGGGGGAAGGGTTTCCCCTGCGGCGCGCCGGAAGTCGCGGCCGACCCGTCTGCGGGGACGCCCCGCAACGCCCCGGGGAGATGTCGGCGTCGGACGTCCGAACCCTGTTGGTGGAGGGGAGTCGAATCGGCGGCTCTGGGCTCTTTGGGTAGGGGAGCGTCTGCTTCTGATCGATCAGCTCGGCAACCTGCGCGGCCCTACACTCACCAAGCTCATCCATGGCGAGGCCGGTATCTCGCCCTCGGCTGAACCGGCCTCCATCCGCCAACTCCAAAACGTGGCCCGGGTCGGACTCTACACGGTCATCAGCGTTTGTGGGCCGGATGCAGGATCCTGCAGGGTGTGCAGATTTCCAACTTGGCCAGCGGCTTGACTTTTGAGGCCTGACAAGTGGCGAGTCGCGATAGCCGATCCCGCGCGCGGGCCGCTGCTCCTTGCCGCCTTGTTCGGGCCTCCCATGTCCTACCTGCGCGTGGTTCGCACCCGCGCGCTCAGTTCACCGAAGCGACGCGTGAGATAGTCGCGTTCCTCGGCGTTGAGGCCATTGGCGTTGTAGGCGGCATCCAGGCGCGTGAGATCACCGAGCTCGGTCCTCAGCCTTGCCGCCTCAAGGGTGTCGATGGCGCCAGACCGCTCGCCGGCGGCGATGCGACGTTCGATGCCGGGCCAGCGATCCTGCGGACGGTCATCGTAATCGTCCGCATCGTCGCCCAGACGTTGGCGAAGGTCGTCGTATCGAGCCGTGAGGTCGGCTTCTTCCCGCGCATCGATGCCGTTGCGGGCATAGCCCGCCTCCAACTGCACCAGGACTTGGAAGTCGGAGCGCAGGCGAGTCGATTGCATGCGGTTCAGAGTGCGGTCTCGTAGCGCGGCCTCGACCTGGGCTTCGAACTCTGCGCGGCGTTCCGACAAGGGTCGCCAGCGCTGATCGTCGTCACGTCGCTCCTCGCGGACACGCTCCGACAAGTCGTCAAATCGGGTGCGAAGATCGGCGCGTTCCTGGCTCGTCAGGCGACCGTCCGCCGCGTACCGAGCCTCGGCTTCAACCAACTCGTCATATTCGTCGCGAAGCCGTTCCGCCTCACGCCGGGTGAGGGAACCGTTGCGAACACCTGCGTCGATCCGGGCGTCGAGCGCGACGCGGCGCTCGCTCAGCGGCCTGCGGCCGCCGCTCCAGTCGTTTTCCAGTGTCTGCGCCGCGGTCGTGGGCGCGCCGAACAGAGCGCCGAGCAACGTTCCCACGATGTCCGCCCGGCTGGGGACGCCAACCGTCGCCGTCGCCCCGACGCAGCTGAGGACGCCATCGCGGTTGACCAGGGTGCTACGGCAATCGGCGGCGCGGATCGTGCTTGTGCGATAACCAGCGCTGCCTTGGCAATCTGCTGAGATTGACCCGTCCGGCAGGGTCTGCGCGTTGCGGCAGGAGGCCGGCACGCCGCCATAGGACGGGGCTTGCCCATAGGTGCGCGGCGTTTGTGCGGAGGCCGCACCTGTGACTGACCACGCCAGGCCGACCGAGGCCAAGGCGACCATAGCTCTTACCGTGATCATAGATCGGGCCTTTCAGGCAACTGCTTGGGCTTTAGAACTGCGCACGCCCAAAGAGGTTGCCAGGGATAGCGTCCTGACGGGCGCGGCGCAAAATCAATAGGTTCTGGGAGGTGCGGGATGAGTATCCGGTGCGCTTGAGGGACAGCGCCGAGCCGGCCGAACGCCTGTCATGACGGTAGCAGATAAAGGTCGGCGCCATTGTCCCCGGCCTGGCCATGCATCGCGCAGGCTGGACCGCGCGAGGCTCGGCCGCATCAATTTCCGACAACGGGCGGGCGCGGACTTCGTTTATCTGTCGACAGCGGATAGGCGTCGTCCGGTTTCAGCCGCTCCTCGTCGCGCAGCCGTTCGATCCGCAAGCGCTCACTGGGGTCGCACGTCCGTTCAAGGAGCGCCCGAAAGAGTTCGATGTTGGATTTCCGCAGCTCGGTGGGCGTCAATGCGACGGCCCTCCTAGGCCAGAAAAGGAAGATACGCTTATTCGTACTAATGCGTCGGACTATCGGGCTGGCGGGCGCTATGCCGCAGGGTCACCCTGCAGAGACTCTGTGGTCGTGCGTAGGGAGTTCCTCAACGGTTAGGGCTGAGCTTCGGGCGGGATTGCTGCGGCGACGCCAGGGCGGGTTTCAGAGTGACTAGGCGATCTAACACCCAACGTCAGCCGGCGGTAGGATCTCGATCACCTTGAGCGCGTGGCCGCCTTCGATCATGACCGACCAAGAGCGGCATCGCGGCGAAGGCGGTCTGTCCAGCCAGTCCCACCAGCCCGATCGGGGTGGCGACGGTCATCGCCCAATCCTCTAGACTTTGACCTTGCATGATCCCCGCCAGCCCCGCTTCAGCGGCCATGGTCAAGGTGAAAGCCGTCCCTCCAATCGCGACACGCTGGGGGGCGGTGAAGTCTCGGTCGCGCAGCAGACGGCGAGCGATGGCCCAGCTTGCCAGAATGATTAACGGGACTTCCAGCAGCACCGCAGCGGTCGGACCAACCCGCGGGGCGACGACAAGCACGCGGGCAGCCCCGGTCGCGAAGGCCAGGCTAAAGACCAGCGCGAAATAGATTAGTCCCGTTAGGTAAGCCGCAGCCATGGGCGTCTTTAGCACGGTTGTCGCGAACGGCCGTCCGGGGAGTCCCCTGCGGCTTGTCCGGCTGATCAATGGCGCAGTTCGAATATTCATTCCGTGTGCGCCGGAGGGAAGTGAACCTCGGAATGCATAGCCGCCTTACGCCGCCAGCCAGGCTGGCCGCCCTGTGTCGTGCTGTTTCAGGAACCGTCCCTTGTTGGCCCCGTTGGGGAGCCACAGACACTCAACGGGAGACCCACGACATGGAAGGACGCCATGTGCCCGACGTCGTCTTCAGGACGCGCGTCAGAGATCAAAGCATCGGCGGCGACAATCCATTCCGCTGGCAGGACCTGACCAGCCAGGAGCTGTTCGGGGGCCGACGGGTGCTGGTCTTTTCCCTCCCCGGCGCGTTCACCCCGACCTGCTCAAACGAGCAGTGTCCGGCGTTCGAGCGTTCCTACGAAGAGGTTCTGCGCTACGGGATCGACGAGGTGGTCTGCATTGGCGTGAACGACGCCTTTGTCATGTACCAGTGGGGCAAGCACTTGGGCGTCTCGAGGGTCAGGCTTCTGCCAGACGGCTCGGGTCATTTCACCCGTCGCATGGGCATGCTCATCAACAAGGACCACCTGGGCTTCGGCTACCGCAGTTGGCGGTACATGATGATTGTGAACGACGGCGTCATCGAGAAGTGGTGGCAGGAGCCCGGGATCAACGACGATGGCTCGGATGATGACCCCTACCTCGAAACGACCGCGGAGGTCGCCATCGCCTATCTGAAGCACAATCGACCCTGAGCCACGTACTCGAGGCCTCGGACATCCGCTCTACGAGCCGGAAGGCCGACTTCCCCGCTTCCCGCTGGCCACCCTCATGGATTGAGAGTTCGAATGAGGTCGCAATTCCGGGAAACTGGCCGCGCTAGTGCTACCGAGCACGAGAAGACCAGCCGCCAACATCTACCTGCCAGCTTGTGGAGAGGCTGGACGCGTCAGGCTAGCGCCACCTGCAGACATTGAGAACCCCGCCGAAAGCAGACGTCGCCGCTATCATCGCAGAATCTTTCGGCCCGGGGAGAGTCCCGGCTAGGATCGCTCACGTCACGTTTTGCTGGCTCGGCGTCAGTCACGCCAAAATGTAACGGCTCCAGTCACCATGAGCGCGAGCATCAAATTCTCGCTCTCAGTCTGCCGACGCCAGAGGCGCGTCGTCAGCAGATCCGCGGCGGCCGCGGAGCCGGCGCCAATGCAAATCTCGCCCTCGCGGAACGGTGATTATGCGGCGCGGGTTTATGTCGGGCTGTCGACCGTTACGCGTAAGGGGGAAGTCATGACCATGGAACCACAGAGCGCGCTGGTTCTCGTCGTCGAGGACGAGGTGTTGATCCAGGACCTCCTCGTCGATGCGCTTCAGGAGGGCGGCTTCCAGACGATCATCGCCAACGACGGCGCTGAGGCGATCGCTCAGATCGACGGTCCTCTGAGTGGTCAGCTGTCGGGCGTGGTGACCGACATACGGCTCGGGGTCGGCCCTGACGGTTGGGCTGTAGCCACCCGCGCACGGGAACTCAACTCAGCCGTCGCCATCGTCTATGTGAGCGCTGATAGCTCGGCGGATTGGCCGGCCCACGGCGTCCCCGGGAGTGTGATGATCAGCAAGCCGTTCGCGGCGGCCCAGGTCGTGGTGGCGCTCGCGAACCTGGCGAATCGGAGCGATTTCTCTGGGTGAGCGATGGCGTCGAACCGTCGGCTCTCTTCACCATTCGGTCGCACGTGTACGATGCACGCCACGCCGACCAAATCGAAGCGTTTGACGCCGCAGAGGCTCTGAATGGGGTCCGATTTCCGACCTTTATGCCTAACGGTCAGAAATGTCCGGTTGGCGCCATTTCCGGAAGTTAGGCACTCGCCCACAAGCGGACTCTGAAGAGCAGCTGCTTTTGAGCAGGGCAGCAATGATCGAGTCCGACCCATGCCGACCATGCGGACCTTCAATACGGCCCGTCGTAGCGGTCAGCACCAGCTGGCCTGTTCCGTCTGGCGCGCGCGCAGAAGTTCCTGGATG
This genomic stretch from Phenylobacterium sp. LH3H17 harbors:
- a CDS encoding ArdC family protein; this encodes MSRPTAETRPDLYARVTDAILADLERGVRPWTKPWSAEHLAGAVSRPLRHNLQPYSGINVLLLWAQACASGYSAPIWMTFRQALELGGHVRKGEHGSTVVYANQIVRSEADENGQDVERQIPFLKAYTVFNVDQVEGLPEPFYATVASALLPARRIEAAEAFFSSLKADIRHGGGQAYYMIGEDRVQMPLFESFVDPQSYYATLAHECTHWTRHPSRLDRDLGRKRWSDAGYAREELVAELGAAFVCADLGLELSPREDHAAYLAGWLQVLKADKRAIFSAASHAQKAADYLVGLQPHS
- a CDS encoding response regulator, producing MLIADDHPINRLVFQEMFRHLGCTVDVVEDGEQALLVAATACFDLICLDRHMPGFSGDEVAALLPSEQFVVAWSTDLMDLPARFNSVLSKPLTAESAVRVISMARAWRDEALGLVPPPAYPRLRRQAR
- a CDS encoding peroxiredoxin, which translates into the protein MEGRHVPDVVFRTRVRDQSIGGDNPFRWQDLTSQELFGGRRVLVFSLPGAFTPTCSNEQCPAFERSYEEVLRYGIDEVVCIGVNDAFVMYQWGKHLGVSRVRLLPDGSGHFTRRMGMLINKDHLGFGYRSWRYMMIVNDGVIEKWWQEPGINDDGSDDDPYLETTAEVAIAYLKHNRP
- a CDS encoding response regulator translates to MTMEPQSALVLVVEDEVLIQDLLVDALQEGGFQTIIANDGAEAIAQIDGPLSGQLSGVVTDIRLGVGPDGWAVATRARELNSAVAIVYVSADSSADWPAHGVPGSVMISKPFAAAQVVVALANLANRSDFSG